One segment of Macrotis lagotis isolate mMagLag1 chromosome 1, bilby.v1.9.chrom.fasta, whole genome shotgun sequence DNA contains the following:
- the LOC141495669 gene encoding uncharacterized protein LOC141495669 — protein MAPAQTAQPGRDSVTFKDVAVEFTLEEWVHLNPSQKELYSDVMLENYRNLVFLGFEVSKPDLIYQMETKGTSWKPETDIPRSSCPEKKKFPGEKRYACNECGKSFSRSTSLKAHKNIHTGENPYECGKILSSNTSLKAHKKIHNRENSYKCDECGKILSSIISLKAHKAIHTGEKPYVCNECGKAFYFKSECNRHQTIHTGEKPYKCNECGKAFRLTVQLNQHKSIHTGEKKSFSCNECGKSFHWKSDFIVHQSTHTGEKPYECNVCGKTFCQVAKLNQHKRVHTGEKPYECKECGKPFRLKIQLTQHQRIHNGDIPLICNECGKGFFYNSDFMRHQIIHTGEKPYECNECGKAFRLKSQLIQHQKIHTGEKPYECNECVKGFRLKSQLVQHQKIHTGQKL, from the exons GATTCAGTAacattcaaggatgtggctgtggaATTTACTCTAGAGGAGTGGGTACATTTGAACCCATCCCAGAAAGAGTTGTACAGCGATGTGATGTTGGAGAATTATAGGAACTTGGTCTTTTTGG GATTTGAAGTTTCTAAACCAGATTTGATTTACCAAATGGAAACAAAAGGAACATCTTGGAAGCCAGAAACTGATATCCCAAGAAGCAGCTGTCCAG agaagaaaaaatttcctGGAGAAAAACGTTATgcatgtaatgaatgtgggaagagCTTCAGTCGCAGTACATCACTTAAGGCACATAAGAatattcatactggagagaaccCTTATGAATGTGGGAAGATCTTAAGTAGCAACACATCACTTAAGGCACACAAGAAAATTCATAATAGAGAGAATTCTtataaatgtgatgaatgtgGGAAGATCTTAAGTAGCATTATATCACTTAAGGCACATAAAGCAATTCATACAGGAGAAAAGCCTTATGTGTGTAACGAGTGTGGGAAGGCCTTCTATTTCAAATCAGAATGTAACCGACATCAGacaattcatactggagagaaaccttataaatgtaatgaatgtgggaaagccttccgCCTTACTGTACAACTTAATCAACATAAAAgcattcatactggagagaagaaATCTTTTAgttgtaatgaatgtggaaaaagcTTCCATTGGAAGTCAGATTTCATAGTGCATCAGAGtactcatactggagagaagccttatgaatgtaatgtatGTGGGAAGACTTTCTGTCAGGTTGCCAAACTTAATCAACATAAGAGagttcatactggagaaaaaccttatgaatgtaaggaATGTGGGAAGCCCTTCAGACTGAAGATACAGCTTACtcagcatcagagaattcataatgGAGATATACCACTgatatgtaatgaatgtgggaaaggctTCTTTTATAATTCAGATTTCATGCGACATCAGAttattcatactggagagaaaccatatgaatgtaatgaatgtgggaaggccttcagaCTGAAGTCACAGCTTATTCagcatcagaaaattcatactggagagaagccttatgaatgtaatgaatgtgtgAAAGGTTTTAGACTGAagtcacaacttgttcagcatcagaaaattcatactggacAGAAGCTTTAG